The following proteins come from a genomic window of Nostoc sp. TCL26-01:
- the hepA gene encoding heterocyst formation ABC transporter subunit HepA — MNLQLTRVIPNLFRATSFWKNNYLIVRELKYFRKITILALVFSFLAATFEGVSIGFLLSFLQSLTSPDAQPVQTGIEWFDIWVLGAKSSAVHRLYRISGLILLSTWLRATFNYFAQVYTELAQLHLGDRLRKRIFEQLQSFQLSYFAKTRSGELINTITTEIERIRQGFSGSAFLLTRGMTAIVYVISMFVMSWQLTIISTLLFTLLGVGLSNLNARVRETSFGMSVANGNFTSTAVEFINGIRTVHAFGTQEFERDRYYKASNQVVSSSTKVILTWTMVKPIAEAIATTVLIGMIILAFTNFVVNGTLQVASLLTFFFVLFRLVPFIQDINGTRAFLSSLHGSADNIKNLLKTDDKPYFQNGIIKFTGLKRSIDLVSVDFGYTADNLILHNITLTIDKGKMTALVGASGAGKTTLADLIPRFHDANEGYVYLDGIDVKKFDVNSLRRKIAVVSQDTFIFNTSVWKNIAYGTPEATPAAIKEAAELANALEFILEMSEGFDTQLGDRGVRLSGGQRQRLAIARALLRNPEILILDEATSALDSVSERLIQESLEKLSAGRTVIAIAHRLSTIAKADKVVVLEQGRIVEQGNYQELLEQKGKLWKYHQMQYETTQAD, encoded by the coding sequence ATGAATTTACAATTAACTAGAGTTATTCCTAATTTATTTAGAGCTACTAGCTTTTGGAAAAATAATTATTTGATAGTACGAGAGTTAAAATATTTTCGGAAAATCACAATTCTCGCTTTGGTATTTTCCTTTCTGGCGGCGACATTTGAAGGTGTGAGTATTGGGTTTTTACTATCTTTTTTGCAAAGTTTAACTAGTCCTGATGCTCAACCTGTACAAACAGGCATAGAGTGGTTTGATATTTGGGTTTTGGGTGCTAAGTCATCAGCAGTTCATCGTTTATATCGGATATCGGGGCTGATTTTACTGAGTACTTGGTTAAGAGCTACTTTTAATTATTTTGCTCAAGTTTACACTGAATTAGCGCAACTTCATTTAGGCGATCGCCTGCGGAAACGCATCTTTGAGCAATTACAATCATTTCAACTTAGTTATTTTGCTAAGACGCGCTCTGGTGAACTGATTAATACTATTACCACAGAAATTGAAAGAATTCGACAGGGTTTTAGTGGGTCAGCTTTTTTGTTAACTAGAGGGATGACAGCCATTGTTTATGTTATCTCTATGTTTGTTATGTCGTGGCAATTGACTATCATTTCTACACTTTTATTTACACTCTTGGGTGTGGGGTTATCTAATCTCAATGCCAGGGTGCGAGAAACTAGTTTTGGGATGTCGGTTGCTAATGGGAATTTTACATCTACAGCCGTAGAATTTATTAATGGAATTCGCACAGTCCATGCTTTTGGGACACAGGAATTTGAGCGCGATCGCTATTACAAAGCGAGTAATCAAGTAGTTAGTTCTTCTACTAAGGTTATATTGACTTGGACAATGGTAAAACCCATTGCTGAGGCGATAGCAACGACAGTTTTGATCGGGATGATTATCCTGGCATTTACTAACTTTGTGGTCAATGGGACGTTGCAAGTTGCATCTCTATTGACATTTTTCTTTGTTTTGTTCCGGCTTGTACCATTTATTCAAGATATTAATGGTACTAGGGCATTTTTAAGTAGCTTACATGGTTCGGCGGATAATATCAAAAATCTGCTGAAAACAGATGATAAGCCTTACTTCCAAAATGGCATCATTAAATTTACAGGTTTAAAAAGGTCAATTGATTTAGTATCTGTAGATTTTGGTTACACTGCTGATAATTTAATTCTGCACAATATTACTCTGACTATTGATAAGGGTAAAATGACTGCGCTTGTGGGAGCTTCTGGTGCTGGTAAAACCACACTTGCTGATTTAATTCCCCGATTTCATGATGCGAATGAAGGCTATGTTTATTTAGATGGAATTGATGTGAAAAAGTTTGATGTTAATTCTCTCCGCCGCAAAATTGCTGTTGTGAGTCAAGACACATTTATCTTTAACACTTCTGTTTGGAAAAACATTGCTTACGGTACACCAGAAGCAACGCCAGCAGCAATCAAAGAAGCGGCTGAACTAGCAAATGCGCTGGAATTTATTTTAGAAATGTCGGAAGGATTTGACACCCAACTAGGTGATAGGGGTGTAAGGTTATCAGGGGGACAAAGACAACGTTTAGCAATTGCTCGTGCTTTGTTACGTAACCCAGAAATTTTGATTTTGGATGAAGCAACTAGTGCTTTAGATTCTGTATCTGAGCGCTTAATTCAAGAGTCATTAGAAAAGCTATCGGCGGGTAGGACTGTAATTGCGATCGCTCACCGTCTTTCTACTATTGCTAAGGCTGATAAAGTTGTAGTTCTCGAACAAGGAAGGATAGTTGAACAAGGTAACTATCAAGAACTTTTAGAGCAAAAAGGTAAGCTTTGGAAGTATCACCAAATGCAGTACGAAACTACACAGGCAGATTAA
- the hepC gene encoding heterocyst development glycosyltransferase HepC, whose protein sequence is MTSTIISPIENYAAATPQQAIHRSSQYTLQWRRGQLLVRLPKKVKQPPIPSLDNEQLLAKCLQNSPVNLVSIDAKLGESVLEFWAEACKQAGKPIFLHTPPGSQLSKVSKQPWNWLWRLMDWVIAFVFLLFMSPAILVLAMLMRSDSPAPVFTYEWRVGERGRLFPAIKFRTTSYYNITLLERWLRKSSLDNLPQLWNVLQGDMSLMRYRSWTLEEVVRFSLEGNG, encoded by the coding sequence ATGACAAGCACAATAATTTCACCTATTGAAAATTACGCCGCAGCGACTCCCCAGCAAGCAATTCATCGCTCCTCACAATACACCCTCCAGTGGCGACGGGGTCAGTTGTTGGTAAGATTGCCGAAAAAAGTCAAACAGCCACCTATACCTTCTTTGGACAATGAGCAATTATTAGCCAAGTGCTTGCAAAATTCCCCGGTTAATTTGGTGAGTATAGATGCCAAATTGGGGGAATCTGTGTTAGAGTTCTGGGCTGAAGCCTGTAAACAAGCTGGTAAGCCAATCTTCCTCCACACACCCCCTGGCTCTCAACTATCTAAAGTCAGCAAGCAACCCTGGAATTGGTTGTGGCGACTAATGGACTGGGTAATTGCTTTCGTATTCTTGCTATTTATGAGTCCAGCAATTTTGGTTTTAGCTATGTTGATGCGAAGTGACTCACCCGCACCTGTTTTTACCTATGAGTGGCGTGTGGGAGAACGAGGAAGATTATTTCCAGCAATCAAGTTTCGCACCACCAGTTATTACAACATCACACTTTTAGAGCGTTGGCTACGAAAATCTAGCCTAGATAATCTCCCTCAATTGTGGAATGTACTACAGGGTGACATGAGTTTGATGAGATATCGTTCTTGGACTCTAGAAGAAGTTGTCAGATTTAGTTTGGAAGGTAATGGGTAA
- a CDS encoding polysaccharide biosynthesis tyrosine autokinase, translating into MVQTSLSTNINTADSEPSYGKIFSVFLRRSPWFLMAFITTVALAGLITARTKPIYKSTMQLLIEPNYQGKNEGGGTESQFLEPDIQIDTATQLNLMQSTGLIQQAVSKLQGEYPDLTVAEVKNALVLNQLRTKEDNVATKIFQVDFTSGDPEKTQKILSAIRQVYVEYNKQQQDTRLKKGLQVIREQLSKASEEVNAAEANLQRFRRNQNLIDPEAQAKALEDGLNTIEQERRTTRSAYQEALAKQKSLEEQLNRSPQNALVASRLSQSTRYQGLLNEIQKTELLLAQERLRFTDETPSVQKLKEQLQSQKELLQQEVGRTLGVKSVGMFNSGEPLLEQGQFGQIDLSLASQLVESQTNIVALTARDQTLAQKENQLRLEIKRFPPLLAYYNRIQPQLQFSRERLEQLLRAEQQLRQELAKGGFNWEVVEEPQPGIRLGPNLQQNLMLGAVVGLMLGGIAAFIREASDDSVHTTAELEKQAALPLLGTTPKLPPAKTRESVIKLPFGKPEVMAPWTVQVLQSPPRWESLDLIYKNIELLNSVSSLKSLMVTSPVVDEGKSGLALGLAMSAARLHKRVLLIDANLRNPSLHEQLNLPNDQGLATLLASDITLPHQIGIHTLGSTYIDILTAGPIPVDSANLLSSPRMTQLMSAFEESYDLVIIDAPPVIGLVDALLTASSCRSVVMVASIGRVTRNQIAQATAMLSKLNLIGVVANGVTNGSTYVQYAKEYRLALQQAVEK; encoded by the coding sequence ATGGTTCAAACTAGTCTAAGTACTAATATAAATACTGCTGATAGCGAACCAAGTTACGGCAAAATTTTTTCTGTATTTTTGCGTAGATCACCTTGGTTTTTGATGGCATTTATCACAACTGTAGCTCTAGCTGGGTTAATTACGGCTCGGACAAAACCCATCTACAAAAGTACGATGCAGTTGTTGATTGAACCTAATTATCAAGGTAAAAACGAAGGCGGTGGTACAGAGTCTCAATTTCTCGAACCTGATATCCAAATAGACACTGCTACTCAGTTAAATCTGATGCAGAGTACAGGATTAATTCAACAAGCAGTTAGTAAGCTGCAAGGTGAATATCCAGACTTGACAGTAGCTGAGGTGAAGAATGCTTTAGTCCTAAATCAACTCAGGACAAAAGAAGATAATGTTGCAACAAAAATTTTCCAAGTAGACTTTACTTCTGGCGACCCGGAAAAGACACAAAAAATTCTCAGTGCTATCCGCCAAGTCTATGTGGAATACAACAAACAGCAGCAAGACACACGCCTCAAAAAAGGTCTGCAAGTTATTCGAGAACAGTTGAGCAAAGCCAGTGAAGAGGTGAATGCGGCTGAAGCCAACTTACAACGCTTCCGCAGAAATCAGAATTTAATCGACCCGGAAGCCCAAGCAAAAGCCTTAGAAGATGGTTTAAATACAATTGAGCAAGAACGTCGAACGACTCGTTCTGCTTATCAAGAAGCTTTAGCCAAGCAAAAATCTCTAGAAGAACAACTCAACCGTTCTCCGCAAAATGCTTTGGTTGCTTCTCGGCTGAGTCAGTCTACTCGCTATCAAGGCTTACTCAACGAAATTCAAAAAACTGAATTGTTATTGGCTCAAGAACGCTTGCGGTTTACCGATGAGACTCCTAGCGTCCAGAAACTCAAGGAACAACTGCAAAGCCAAAAGGAATTATTACAGCAAGAAGTCGGTAGAACTTTAGGTGTGAAGTCTGTAGGGATGTTTAATTCTGGCGAACCTCTACTAGAACAAGGACAATTTGGACAAATTGACCTGAGTTTAGCTAGTCAGTTAGTAGAATCTCAGACAAACATAGTTGCATTAACTGCCCGTGACCAAACTTTAGCCCAAAAAGAAAATCAGCTACGGCTGGAAATTAAACGCTTTCCGCCTCTGTTGGCTTATTACAATCGTATACAACCACAGTTACAATTTAGCCGGGAAAGGTTAGAGCAATTGTTGCGTGCAGAACAGCAATTACGTCAGGAACTTGCCAAGGGTGGGTTTAATTGGGAAGTTGTGGAAGAACCCCAACCAGGTATAAGATTAGGCCCCAATCTTCAGCAGAATTTGATGCTGGGTGCAGTTGTGGGGTTAATGTTGGGGGGGATTGCTGCCTTTATTCGAGAAGCTTCTGATGATTCTGTTCACACCACTGCTGAGTTGGAAAAGCAAGCGGCTTTGCCTTTGTTGGGAACTACGCCTAAATTGCCTCCTGCGAAAACTAGAGAATCAGTCATCAAGTTACCTTTTGGCAAGCCAGAAGTCATGGCTCCTTGGACAGTCCAGGTTTTACAATCTCCACCACGTTGGGAATCGTTGGATCTGATTTACAAAAATATTGAGCTGTTAAATTCAGTTAGTAGCTTAAAGTCTTTGATGGTGACTTCACCTGTGGTTGATGAGGGTAAGTCTGGTTTGGCATTGGGTTTGGCGATGAGTGCGGCTCGACTCCACAAGCGGGTACTCTTGATTGATGCGAATTTACGTAATCCTAGCCTACATGAACAACTGAATCTTCCCAACGACCAAGGGCTAGCAACTCTATTAGCCAGTGATATCACTCTTCCTCATCAAATTGGGATTCACACCTTGGGTTCAACCTACATTGATATTTTGACGGCTGGCCCTATACCTGTTGACTCAGCAAATCTGTTGAGTTCTCCCAGAATGACGCAATTAATGTCAGCTTTTGAAGAGAGCTACGATTTGGTGATTATCGATGCACCACCTGTGATTGGTTTAGTAGATGCTTTATTGACAGCTTCATCTTGTCGCAGTGTGGTGATGGTGGCAAGCATCGGCAGAGTAACTCGCAATCAAATAGCCCAAGCTACAGCGATGTTGAGCAAGCTTAACCTAATTGGGGTTGTGGCTAATGGTGTCACCAATGGTAGTACTTACGTGCAGTACGCTAAAGAATATCGATTGGCGCTACAACAGGCAGTGGAGAAGTAA
- a CDS encoding glycosyltransferase, protein MKIALVHDYLTQRGGAERVFELFCKRYPQADIFTSLYDPEKTIDISDRLVNTTFLQKIPGAAKHFRLMAPLYFPAFRSLDLQDYDLIISSSTSFAKAVRKKPGAKHICFCHNVTRFLWDTQTYLREYSDYRYLAPIIEQIFQLMRNIDLKYAQEPDIYIANSSTVARRIQQIYGKQAIMINYPIDTSNFVFSDTKDEYYLASARMISYKRLDIIVEAFNWLGLPLVISGDGPERARLQAKALDNIKFLGHVSDSKRKELFSQAKSIIVAALEDYGLVPVEANASGTPVIAFGAGGVLDTQIHGKTGVFFTRQTPESLQMALLESGEISWNYENIRNHAVNNFSEPVFFHKVEQVITQTCSLN, encoded by the coding sequence ATGAAAATTGCTCTAGTACATGATTACTTAACTCAACGCGGTGGAGCAGAACGAGTATTTGAACTGTTTTGTAAGCGCTATCCCCAAGCGGATATTTTTACATCATTATATGACCCAGAAAAAACTATTGATATTAGCGATCGCCTAGTTAACACTACTTTCTTACAAAAAATTCCCGGTGCAGCTAAACATTTCCGGTTAATGGCTCCTTTATACTTTCCAGCTTTTCGTTCCTTGGATTTACAAGACTATGATTTAATCATTAGCAGTAGCACCAGTTTCGCCAAAGCCGTCAGAAAGAAACCAGGTGCTAAACATATTTGTTTTTGTCATAACGTCACTCGTTTCTTATGGGATACCCAAACTTATTTACGAGAGTATAGTGATTATAGATATCTTGCCCCGATCATCGAGCAAATTTTTCAATTGATGCGAAATATCGACTTGAAATATGCCCAAGAACCTGATATTTATATTGCTAATTCCAGTACAGTTGCTCGTCGCATTCAACAGATTTACGGCAAGCAAGCCATCATGATCAACTATCCCATTGATACCAGCAACTTTGTCTTTTCTGATACTAAAGATGAGTATTATTTAGCATCAGCACGGATGATTAGTTATAAACGACTCGATATTATCGTTGAGGCTTTTAATTGGCTCGGATTACCCTTAGTCATCTCTGGTGATGGCCCAGAAAGAGCAAGATTACAAGCAAAAGCTTTAGATAATATTAAATTTTTAGGTCATGTCAGTGACAGCAAACGCAAAGAATTATTTTCTCAAGCAAAGTCTATTATCGTCGCTGCATTAGAAGACTATGGTTTAGTGCCTGTCGAAGCTAATGCCAGTGGCACACCAGTGATTGCTTTTGGCGCTGGTGGGGTATTAGATACTCAAATACATGGCAAAACGGGAGTCTTTTTTACTCGGCAAACACCAGAATCTTTACAAATGGCCTTATTAGAGTCCGGAGAAATCTCTTGGAATTATGAAAATATTCGTAATCATGCTGTGAATAATTTTTCTGAGCCTGTTTTCTTTCATAAGGTTGAGCAAGTTATTACTCAAACTTGTAGCCTCAATTAA